The Thermothelomyces thermophilus ATCC 42464 chromosome 7, complete sequence genome window below encodes:
- a CDS encoding polyketide synthase → MDEAKYSGRVGDQPDDIAIVGYAFRLPQDVDDDFTFWDVLQKRRNLRTDWPASRINADAFKFHHGKGAHFINEDLAAFDAPFFSLTAKEAAAMDPMQRWTLETSYRAFENAGMPAEALRGSRTAVFSASMLEDYARMTAMDPDNTERTAVTGSTVACVIPNRVSWYFDLRGPSIHVNTACSSALSAVDMACKNLQAGDSSCALVTGANLLLDPGVFQVLSNGGFLSPDGVCHSFDHHANGYARGEGFVALVLKPVTAAVRDGDVVRAVIRAVGSNQDGNTPVLTQPSAQAQEDLIRHVYARAALPFDQTRYVEAHGTGTRVGDPIEVRAIGRVFRDFRSAEEPMFVGSVKANVGHLEGASALASIVKAILILEKGIIPGQPLLEKLNPDIDADMHHIMVPLEDTVWPSPGLRRISVNSFGFGGSNSHAILDDALHYMQERGLRGNHCTVSDPLVSNNTDVQARAVNGVNGEATRFPKLLVWSAADEGALNRMIQAYESYYEDRVAGDPSQLDRLAFTLAARRSRMLWRAFSIVNDGAETTSLTRPSKATRSSAEVGLAWVFTGQGAQYAHMGYDLCRYSVFRRTLEQVDGIYRGLGAEWSLFDELRSSENIDKPEYSQPLTTAVQVALVELLRSFGVSPKAVVGHSSGEVAAAYAIGALSLPSACKVAFFRGLLAGKLRAASACTPQAMISVNLSEAQVPDYLSKTELSTENALSSVCVACVNSPLNCTLSGPEAAIDAIKAQADRDGIFAQKLRTAVAYHSPSMLAIAGEYLTLMGHLEGAAASKVSGGITMMSSVTGKEVRPTELAKPQYWVSNMVSTVRFSDAVRALLDKFDSTITDLVEVGPHPALRRPARDTVGKEQQIRYAGVLDRSRPATETMLELVGQLFSLGHAVSIPSVNHEKAKPAPRPLVDCPAYPFDHSHRYWAESRLSRDFRLRGTVQGETLGMRASDWNPLAPRWRNFLSVESSPWLGHHKVSAGMLIMAIEAAQQQTAHGDRTVMGYQLEQANFLNPIIVPEAWEDRIETQVQLQPARKKENSFDVSIFSYSSRGGQWSECFHARITVEYQGEGAEGEHKRVADEAARTRQADAERRCRLPLDPEVFYRDASEHGLQYGDWFQLLREIRWDGRKTAVARVDLSRQRYRSESLVHPALLDTAFHVLRASAGQQPAANVPVRLEKAWFSATGWQHPGNGELRWLATSSRAIRDTDRPNRLGEDGTLQALAADGTVLCTIKTAVTAPVSKTAEGEKGNKEKKLLYSMEWKPQLSLLEPEQLARVCHVHFSARDETAIVSNHAKLCAALDLAAVRTLKHMDRSKIPKNHLLRHVDWMEHHVATLPAARRQEGETISDADLETRLREVEEVLPAWKLYTACARQLGSILAGEADPLQVVFESELANVFYANLFLNLCADGRLAAFLELASHENPAMRILEVGAGTGGMTGHVLNALQAREARTGAPSFAEYRYTDISPVFFERARNRWPDLHQQGRMTFQALDLDRPVDTQGLEAGSYDMIIAASVLHATPYLEATLRNVRTALKPGGRLVLVEVINPADVATNFMAGLVPGWWVAQEEWRPHSAAITEPMWDKLLRANGFSGNDMLLRDYESEECHIMSVIVSTAREPAKMQNGVSESESDKPKRRVVLVVDETPSDQQMQLAGLVGGLLGPGSGSGWQTPTVCPFARDELSRALTGLTEDDVVICLVEVDNRPLLANLSEQSYACLQQLVKGAPRLLWATAPSAADDPLAAHYGAVQGFLRSIRAEQSSSRLVSVAIEDCSDDATCADLIARAFRAAFEPSPPLGVASKEVEYVVRDGLLMTGRAVENVAGNEALRSLLQPHTQKVAWADAPALQLPMHTSGNDELLSFVQDITHDPEAEIGPDEVEMEAKAWSLSQDSLDNVVATRISDDDSLGTDERMPRSGTGCAGIITRVGRNVDKSLLRPGQRVCMLLPPGEGMRKYTRAHHTAVTKLPPAGNLSFEIGAASLVPAMTAYHALIDVARLRPGMTVLIHHAAGATAQMAVRMARAHGASRVLATASSPKEKQFVLDTLGLPAEDIFLARPAAAFASGVRAATQGAGVDVVFNNAFLGDDALLASCECLARGGCFVEAGRANLDSGTALPMSVFAKNISLSAAHLSDLSHDAVAGLAARVMELLDQGSVQPPQPLRVFDVSQANEAVKHVKTTEALGECVVIRPRDQDMVSYHEKEERNWMFDQRGSYLIAGGSGGLGRAIVRWMADRGAKHIIIASRSGATSEAARDLLADLGARGVNVVAMQCDVSSESSLAGMLEECTRRSMPPIRGCINAAMVLQDAIFQDSMTFAQWDLTMRSKVQSSYNLHRLLPQELDFFVLLSSLAGVVGQMGSANYAAGCAFQDALARHRLAHGQRGLSLDIGWMKNIGIIAETSAYQRQRQRLEDMQPIDAGELLAVLTLALDPALPLPMPLHAQPGQLLFGLRTPADLLAQGRAVPALLERPLFAAFSHHSTSVTAESSPSSVNASAPDDSVLFRQAAVGSRERSMIVRRALASKLARAMLIAPEDVEPTKPLSAYGVDSLMAVELRNWFGKEFGANVAVFDIMGGVPIAKIAETVAAKSTLK, encoded by the exons GCCCCAGGATGTGGATGACGATTTCACCTTCTGGGACGTGCTGCAGAAGCGACGCAATCTGAGAACGGACTGGCCGGCATCCCGCATCAACGCCGATGCATTCAAA TTCCACCATGGCAAAGGCGCGCATTTTATCAATGAGGACTTGGCCGCTTTTGATGCTCCCTTCTTCTCGCTCACGGCCAAGGAGGCCGCGGCCATGGATCCGATGCAGCGCTGGACCCTGGAAACCTCATATCGGGCTTTTGAGAACG CTGGAATGCCGGCAGAGGCCCTCAGAGGCTCCCGCACTGCCGTGTTTTCGGCCTCGATGCTGGAGGACTACGCAAGGATGACGGCCATGGACCCGGACAacacggagagaacagccgTGACGGGCAGCACTGTTGCGTGCGTCATTCCGAATCGTGTCAGCTGGTATTTCGACCTGCGCGGTCCCAGTATCCATGTGAACACGGCTTGCTCCAGCGCGCTGTCTGCAGTAGATATGGCTTGTAAGAATCTGCAAGCAGGAGATTCCTCGTGT GCGCTCGTAACCGGGGCGAACCTGCTCCTCGACCCCGGCGTATTCCAGGTCCTGTCGAACGGCGGCTTTCTGTCTCCGGACGGCGTATGCCATAGTTTTGACCACCACGCCAACGGGTACGCCAGGGGCGAGGGATTCGTTGCTTTGGTGCTCAAACCGGTGACCGCAGCCGTAAGAGACGGCGACGTGGTCCGCGCCGTCATCCGGGCTGTTGGCTCAAATCAAGACGGCAACACGCCCGTGCTCACGCAGCCTAGTGCCCAGGCTCAAGAGGACTTGATACGGCATGTCTACGCGCGAGCCGCTCTGCCGTTTGATCAGACGCGCTACGTCGAAGCCCATG GGACGGGAACTCGAGTCGGTGATCCCATCGAGGTCCGAGCCATTGGCCGGGTGTTCCGAGACTTCCGCTCAGCGGAAGAGCCCATGTTTGT CGGGTCCGTGAAAGCAAACGTCGGACATCTAGAAGGCGCCAGCGCCTTGGCCAGCATTGTGAAGGCCATTC TGATTCTCGAAAAGGGAATCATCCCTGGGCAGCCGCTCCTCGAGAAGCTCAACCCAGACATTGACGCTGACATGCACCACATCATG GTCCCCTTGGAAGACACAGTGTGGCCAAGCCCGGGGCTTCGTCGGATATCGGTCAACTCGTTTGGTTTTGGAGGATCCAACTCCCACGCCATCCTGGACGACGCATTGCACTACATGCAGGAAAGGGGCCTCCGTGGGAATCATTGCACTGTTTCCGATCCTCTCGTCTCCAACAACACAGATGTGCAGGCGCGCGCTGTCAACGGAGTAAACGGAGAAGCCACCAGGTTCCCGAAACTTCTGGTGTGGAGCGCCGCTGACGAGGGGGCACTCAACCGCATGATCCAGGCATACGAGTCCTATTACGAGGACAGAGTCGCTGGTGACCCCAGCCAGCTCGACAGACTGGCCTTCACCCTGGCAGCACGACGGAGCCGCATGCTGTGGAGGGCCTTTTCCATTGTTAACGATGGCGCAGAGACGACGAGCCTGACACGGCCCAGCAAAGCCACCCGGAGTTCGGCTGAGGTCGGCCTGGCATGGGTCTTCACCGGACAGGGCGCACAGTACGCGCATATGGGTTATGATCTTTGCCGGTATTCCGTCTTCCGCCGGACGCTGGAGCAAGTCGACGGCATATACCGCGGCTTGGGCGCGGAATGGTCATTGTTCG ACGAGCTGCGTAGCTCCGAGAACATTGATAAGCCTGAATACAGCCAACCGTTGACCACGGCGGTACAGGTGGCGCTTGTCGAGTTGCTGAGGAGCTTTGGCGTCAGCCCTAAGGCTGTCGTCGGTCACTCCTCCGGGGAAGTTGCGGCCGC CTATGCCATTGGCGCCTTATCTCTGCCATCGGCCTGCAAAGTTGCCTTCTTCCGCGGACTGCTGGCCGGAAAGTTGCGCGCCGCAAGCGCCTGTACCCCTCAGGCCATGATATCCGTAAACCTCTCAGAGGCCCAGGTTCCAGATTACCTCTCCAAGACTGAGTTGTCAACGGAAAATGCGCTGTCATCGGTATGCGTCGCCTGCGTCAACAGCCCGCTCAACTGTACCTTGTCGGGCCCGGAGGCAGCCATCGACGCGATCAAGGCGCAAGCCGACAGGGACGGCATCTTCGCACAAAAGCTTCGGACTGCGGTTGCTTACCACTCGCCATCCATGCTTGCCATTGCAGGCGAGTATCTGACATTGATGGGACATCTCGAGGGCGCTGCGGCCTCGAAAGTCTCCGGTGGGATCACAATGATGTCCTCGGTCACTGGGAAGGAGGTCCGGCCGACCGAATTGGCCAAGCCACAGTACTGGGTCAGCAATATGGTGTCGACGGTCCGCTTCTCCGACGCAGTGCGCGCACttctcgacaaattcgaTTCAACCATCACGGACTTAGTCGAGGTCGGCCCACACCCAGCACTGCGCCGCCCCGCACGAGACACGGTGGGCAAGGAGCAGCAGATCCGGTATGCCGGTGTCTTGGACCGGTCCCGTCCAGCAACCGAGACCATGCTGGAGCTCGTCGGCCAGCTCTTTTCCTTGGGGCACGCCGTGTCCATACCCTCAGTCAACCACGAGAAAGCCAAGCCGGCTCCCCGGCCCCTCGTCGACTGTCCCGCGTACCCATTCGACCATTCCCATCGCTACTGGGCCGAGTCGCGTCTTAGCCGGGACTTCAGGCTGCGAGGGACGGTTCAGGGCGAGACACTGGGAATGCGCGCGTCAGACTGGAACCCGTTGGCGCCAAGGTGGAGGAATTTCCTCAGCGTTGAGTCCTCGCCTTGGCTGGGACACCATAAAGTAT CTGCCGGCATGCTCATCATGGCCATCGAGGCGGCGCAGCAGCAGACGGCTCACGGTGACCGCACAGTGATGGGTTACCAGCTAGAACAGGCCAACTTCCTGAACCCGATCATTGTGCCAGAAGCGTGGGAGGACAGGATAGAGACGCAAGTGCAGCTGCAGCCGGcgaggaagaaggagaacAGCTTCGATGTCTCCATATTCTCATACTCCTCCCGCGGCGGGCAGTGGTCCGAGTGCTTCCATGCCCGGATCACAGTGGAGTACCAAGGCGAAGGGGCCGAGGGAGAGCACAAACGTGTCGCCGATGAAGCCGCGCGGACCCGCCAGGCGGACGCCGAGAGACGTTGCAGGCTGCCCCTCGACCCGGAAGTCTTTTACCGTGACGCGTCGGAACACGGGCTGCAATACGGAGACTGGTTTCAGCTGCTCCGGGAGATCCGCTGGGACGGCCGGAAGACTGCCGTGGCGCGAGTCGACTTGTCGAGACAGAGATACCGGAGCGAGAGCCTGGTGCACCCGGCCCTGCTCGACACAGCCTTCCACGTGCTGCGCGCCAGTGCGGGCCAGCAGCCAGCCGCCAACGTCCCTGTTCGTCTGGAAAAGGCGTGGTTTTCGGCCACGGGCTGGCAGCATCCCGGCAATGGTGAACTTAGGTGGTTGGCCACTTCCAGTCGTGCGATCCGTGACACTGACAGGCCTAACCGCCTTGGTGAAGATGGCACTCTCCAAGCGCTCGCAGCGGATGGGACCGTCCTATGCACCATCAAGACGGCCGTGACAGCGCCCGTCTCCAAGACTGCAGAAGGGGAGAAAGGAAACAAGGAGAAGAAGCTCCTGTACAGCATGGAATGGAAGCCACAGCTGAGCCTGCTCGAGCCGGAGCAGCTGGCACGCGTGTGTCACGTCCATTTCTCCGCGCGGGACGAGACGGCGATCGTGAGCAACCACGCCAAGCTGTGTGCCGCTCTGGACCTCGCCGCCGTGCGCACTCTCAAGCACATGGACCGCTCGAAGATACCAAAGAACCACCTCCTCCGGCACGTCGATTGGATGGAACACCACGTGGCCACCCTGCCCGCGGCGCGGAGGCAAGAAGGGGAGACCATCAGCGACGCCGACCTGGAGACACGTCTGCGCGAGGTCGAGGAAGTGCTTCCTGCGTGGAAGCTGTACACGGCGTGTGCGCGGCAGCTGGGCAGCATCCTGGCCGGAGAGGCGGACCCGCTGCAGGTTGTTTTCGAGTCGGAGCTGGCCAACGTGTTCTACGCCAACCTGTTCCTGAACCTGTGCGCCGACGGGCGGCTTGCCGCATTCTTGGAACTCGCATCCCACGAGAACCCGGCCATGCGCATCCTCGAAGTCGGAGCCGGCACGGGCGGCATGACCGGCCACGTCCTGAACGCGCTGCAGGCCCGCGAAGCCCGCACGGGGGCGCCCAGCTTTGCCGAGTACAGGTACACGGACATCTCGCCCGTCTTCTTTGAGCGGGCCCGCAACCGCTGGCCGGATCTGCACCAACAGGGCCGCATGACCTTCCAGGCGCTCGATCTGGATCGGCCGGTCGACACTCAGGGCCTCGAGGCAGGTTCCTACGATATGATTATTGCCGCCAGCGTGCTGCATGCCACTCCGTACCTGGAGGCCACCCTGCGCAACGTGCGTACCGCGCTGAAGCCCGGCGGCCGTCTCGTGCTGGTCGAGGTCATCAACCCCGCCGATGTGGCCACCAACTTCATGGCCGGCCTGGTGCCCGGTTGGTGGGTTGCCCAGGAGGAATGGCGACCGCACTCTGCGGCGATCACCGAGCCCATGTGGGACAAGCTGCTCCGCGCCAACGGCTTCTCCGGGAATGACATGCTGCTGCGGGATTACGAGAGCGAAGAGTGCCACATCATGAGCGTCATTGTGTCCACGGCGCGGGAGCCGGCCAAGATGCAGAACGGTGTGTCAGAGTCAGAGTCTGATAAGCCCAAGCGCCGTGTTGTCCTCGTCGTGGATGAAACGCCGTCGGACCAGCAAATGCAGCTCGCGGGTCTCGTGGGCGGCCTGCTCGgccccggctccggctccgggtGGCAGACGCCCACAGTTTGCCCATTCGCCCGCGACGAACTCTCTCGTGCACTCACGGGTCTAACAGAAGACGACGTCGTGATCTGTCTCGTCGAGGTCGACAACAGACCGCTGCTTGCCAATCTCTCGGAGCAAAGCTACGCGTGTCTGCAACAGCTCGTCAAGGGCGCCCCGAGACTGCTATGGGCGACGGCACCGAGTGCGGCTGACGATCCGCTGGCGGCCCACTACGGTGCTGTGCAGGGCTTTCTGCGCTCCATCCGGGCCGAGCAGTCGAGCAGCCGGTTGGTGAGTGTGGCGATCGAGGACTGCAGCGATGACGCGACGTGTGCGGATTTGATTGCCCGGGCATTCCGGGCCGCATTCGAGCCCTCGCCACCGTTGGGCGTGGCATCGAAAGAAGTCGAGTATGTCGTGCGCGACGGTCTGCTGATGACGGGTCGGGCTGTCGAGAACGTGGCTGGGAACGAGGCCCTGCGATCCCTCTTACAGCCGCACACCCAGAAGGTTGCGTGGGCAGACGCCCCGGCATTGCAGCTCCCAATGCACACCTCTGGTAACGACGAGCTCCTGTCGTTTGTCCAGGATATCACACATGACCCCGAGGCGGAGATCGGCCCCGACGAGGTCGAGATGGAAGCTAAAGCGTGGAGTCTCAGTCAAGACAGCCTTGATAACGTAGTCGCAACCCGGATCTCGGACGACGACTCCCTCGGAACCGACGAGCGAATGCCGCGGTCTGGCACCGGCTGCGCCGGCATCATCACGCGGGTGGGCCGCAACGTCGACAAGTCCCTCCTCCGGCCAGGCCAACGCGTCTGCATGCTGCTTCCACCGGGCGAAGGGATGCGCAAGTACACACGCGCCCACCACACGGCCGTTACCAAGCTGCCGCCTGCTGGCAACCTCTCGTTTGAAATCGGCGCAGCCTCCCTGGTCCCGGCCATGACCGCGTACCACGCCCTCATCGACGTCGCACGCCTGAGGCCGGGCATGACGGTGTTGATCCACCACGCAGCCGGCGCCACGGCACAGATGGCTGTGCGTATGGCAAGAGCCCACGGTGCCAGCCGCGTTCTTGCTACTGCGTCATCGCCCAAGGAGAAGCAGTTTGTGCTCGACACCTTGGGTCTCCCAGCCGAAGACATCTTTCTCGCCCGCCCGGCTGCGGCATTCGCATCTGGAGTGAGAGCCGCAACACAAGGAGCAGGTGTTGACGTCGTCTTCAATAACGCCTTCCTCGGCGATGACGCGCTGCTAGCTTCGTGCGAGTGCTTGGCACGGGGCGGCTGCTTCGTGGAGGCTGGCCGCGCCAACCTTGACTCGGGCACGGCACTGCCCATGTCGGTGTTCGCCAAGAATATCTCTCTTTCAGCTGCCCACTTGAGCGACTTGAGCCACGATGCTGTTGCTGGGCTCGCCGCGAGGGTCATGGAGCTTTTGGACCAGGGCAGTGTCCAGCCGCCCCAGCCGCTGCGCGTGTTTGACGTGTCTCAGGCCAACGAGGCTGTCAAGCATGTCAAGACTACTGAGGCGCTGGGGGAGTGTGTCGTCATCCGCCCAAGAGATCAGGACATGGTTTCG TACCACGAAAAGGAAGAGCGGAACTGGATGTTCGACCAGCGGGGGTCGTACCTCATCGCGGGAGGATCCGGCGGCCTGGGTCGGGCAATCGTCCGATGGATGGCGGACCGCGGAGCCAAGCACATCATCATAGCGTCCAGATCCGGGGCCACGTCGGAGGCTGCTCGCGACCTGCTGgctgatctcggagctagGGGTGTCAACGTGGTGGCAATGCAGTGCGACGTCTCCTCCGAATCAAGCCTCGCAGGCATGCTCGAGGAGTGCACTCGCCGCAGCATGCCGCCGATCAGGGGCTGCATCAACGCAGCCATGGTCCTCCAGGACGCCATCTTCCAGGACAGCATGACCTTCGCCCAGTGGGATCTCACCATGCGCAGCAAGGTGCAAAGTTCGTACAACTTGCACCGCCTCCTGCCGCAAGAGCTCGACTTCTTCgtcctcctctcctccctTGCCGGAGTGGTTGGGCAGATGGGCAGCGCCAACTACGCCGCCGGCTGCGCGTTCCAGGACGCACTCGCCCGGCATCGCCTCGCCCACGGCCAGCGCGGCCTCTCGCTAGACATCGGCTGGATGAAGAACATCGGCATCATCGCCGAGACGAGCGCATACCAAcgccagcgccagcggcTCGAAGACATGCAGCCTATCGACGCCGGCGAGCTCCTCGCAGTACTAACGCTAGCCCTGGACCCGGCCCTCCCGCTTCCGATGCCACTCCACGCCCAGCCGGGGCAGCTTCTTTTCGGGCTGCGGACGCCGGCCGATCTGTTGGCTCAGGGGCGTGCGGTGCCTGCCCTGCTGGAACGCCCGCTGTTCGCCGCCTTTTCTCACCACTCGACTTCCGTTACGGCGGAGTCTTCCCCGTCTTCCGTCAATGCGAGTGCGCCCGATGACAGCGTGCTCTTCCGCCAGGCGGCAGTCGGGTCGCGCGAGCGCTCGATGATTGTGCGGCGGGCCTTGGCCAGCAAGCTCGCCCGCGCCATGTTGATCGCACCCGAAGATGTAGAGCCGACCAAGCCGCTGTCAGCATATGGTGTCGACTCGCTTATGGCCGTCGAGCTGCGGAATTGGTTCGGAAAGGAGTTCGGTGCCAACGTGGCTGTCTTTGACATTATGGGAGGAGTGCCCATCGCAAAGATTGCGGAGACGGTTGCTGCGAAGAGCACTTTGAAGTAG